One genomic window of Luteitalea pratensis includes the following:
- the trmFO gene encoding methylenetetrahydrofolate--tRNA-(uracil(54)-C(5))-methyltransferase (FADH(2)-oxidizing) TrmFO gives MTPGTPVVTIIGGGLAGCEAAWQVASRGVRVRLHEMRPVRPTLVHQGDRLAELVCSNSFRGDKLDNAVGVLKEEMRRLGSIIMRCAEATRVPAGAALAVDRGRFADAVTAAICAHPLIEVVREEITAIPAAGATGGPVIVATGPLTSDTLSQDIARFVGAEHLSFYDAISPIVLAESIDRSIVFRASRWGRSLRGDERRASSTPTRVGSESAHLEGTGVAELARQADSTAESGSLQAAGCSLPEAEPEAEGPACGVDDGEGDYLNCPMDEAEYRAFYDALVSAESATVHDFDSVQFFEGCLPIEVMAHRGRETLRFGPMKPVGLPDPRTGRIPFAVVQLRQDTLAGDHFSLVGFQTQLKWGDQARVLRMIPGLQDAEFVRFGMVHRNTYINGPMVLLPTWQTRAREDLFFAGQVSGVEGYVESAGSGLLAGINAAHQALALSPIEAPRETAIGALAYYVSHAEARHYQPTNITFGIMPPLELPAARRSRGEGGPRRKDQRKEALAQRALQALDNWMGQVAIGAPA, from the coding sequence GTGACACCAGGCACTCCCGTGGTGACGATCATCGGCGGCGGTCTGGCGGGATGCGAGGCGGCCTGGCAGGTCGCCTCGCGTGGCGTGCGGGTGCGCCTGCACGAGATGCGCCCGGTGCGTCCGACCCTGGTCCACCAGGGGGACCGGCTCGCCGAACTCGTCTGCAGCAACAGTTTCCGCGGCGACAAACTCGACAACGCCGTCGGCGTGCTGAAGGAAGAGATGCGTCGGCTCGGCTCGATCATCATGCGGTGTGCCGAGGCGACACGCGTGCCCGCTGGAGCGGCGCTCGCCGTCGATCGCGGGCGCTTCGCTGACGCGGTCACCGCCGCCATCTGCGCGCACCCGCTCATCGAGGTCGTACGCGAGGAGATCACGGCGATTCCCGCAGCCGGCGCGACCGGAGGGCCGGTCATCGTCGCGACTGGTCCGCTGACGTCCGACACGCTATCGCAGGACATCGCCCGCTTCGTCGGCGCCGAACACCTCTCGTTCTACGACGCCATCAGCCCCATCGTCCTCGCCGAGTCGATCGATCGCTCGATCGTGTTCCGCGCCTCGCGGTGGGGAAGGAGTTTGCGCGGCGACGAGCGTCGAGCAAGCTCGACGCCTACACGTGTCGGTTCCGAATCCGCTCACCTCGAAGGCACTGGCGTAGCCGAGCTTGCTCGGCAGGCAGACTCGACCGCCGAGTCAGGCAGCCTGCAGGCTGCAGGCTGCAGCCTGCCTGAGGCCGAACCTGAGGCCGAGGGCCCCGCCTGCGGCGTGGACGATGGCGAGGGTGATTATCTGAATTGCCCGATGGACGAGGCCGAATACCGGGCGTTCTACGACGCTCTCGTCTCCGCCGAGTCCGCGACCGTGCACGACTTCGACAGCGTGCAGTTCTTCGAAGGCTGCCTTCCGATCGAGGTGATGGCCCACCGGGGCAGGGAGACGCTGCGCTTCGGACCGATGAAACCCGTCGGCCTGCCCGACCCACGCACGGGGCGTATCCCGTTTGCAGTCGTCCAGTTGCGACAGGACACGCTGGCCGGCGATCACTTCAGCCTCGTCGGCTTCCAGACGCAGTTGAAGTGGGGTGACCAGGCGCGTGTACTGCGGATGATTCCCGGCCTGCAGGATGCCGAGTTCGTGCGCTTCGGCATGGTCCACCGCAACACGTACATCAACGGCCCGATGGTCCTGCTCCCGACATGGCAGACCCGGGCCCGCGAGGACCTGTTCTTCGCCGGCCAGGTCTCTGGCGTCGAGGGGTACGTCGAGTCGGCCGGTTCGGGATTGCTCGCCGGCATCAACGCGGCGCACCAGGCCCTCGCGCTCTCGCCGATCGAGGCTCCGCGCGAGACCGCCATCGGCGCACTGGCGTACTACGTGTCACATGCCGAGGCGAGGCACTACCAGCCCACCAACATCACCTTCGGCATCATGCCGCCGCTCGAGTTGCCGGCTGCGCGCCGAAGCCGTGGCGAAGGCGGGCCGCGCAGGAAGGACCAGCGCAAGGAGGCGTTGGCGCAGCGTGCGCTGCAGGCGCTCGATAACTGGATGGGGCAGGTGGCGATCGGGGCGCCCGCGTGA